In one Desulfuromonas thiophila genomic region, the following are encoded:
- the sucC gene encoding ADP-forming succinate--CoA ligase subunit beta, with protein MNIHEYQAKAVLRHFGVPVPEGHVVYNSNAARDWARRLGDGPWAIKAQIHAGGRGKGGGVKIAKSADEVRKYARNMIGMTLVTHQTGPEGKTVKRLLVEKGSNIADEFYVSFLVDRATSKVTMMASAEGGMDIEEVAANTPEKIFFEAIDPTVGLTAFQARKVAFKLGFDAPQVKQAVPLFMSLYRAFIETDCSLLEINPLIKTAEGDLMCLDAKLNIEDNALFRHLRIRDLRDYDEEDHMEIEASQYDLSYIALDGNIGCMVNGAGLAMATMDIIKHCGGEPANFLDVGGGATIERVTEAFKIILSDKKVKGILVNIFGGIMKCDVIATGVIEAAKQVGVKVPLVVRLEGTNVELGKKLLAESGLNIVSADGMADAAQKIVAAVNG; from the coding sequence ATGAACATTCATGAGTATCAGGCGAAAGCCGTTCTCAGACATTTCGGTGTCCCGGTTCCGGAGGGACATGTGGTTTACAACAGCAATGCGGCCCGCGACTGGGCCCGGCGTCTCGGTGATGGGCCCTGGGCCATCAAGGCTCAGATTCATGCCGGCGGCCGCGGCAAGGGTGGCGGTGTCAAGATCGCCAAATCCGCCGATGAGGTTCGAAAATACGCTCGCAACATGATCGGCATGACCCTGGTGACACACCAGACCGGCCCCGAAGGCAAAACCGTCAAGCGGCTGCTGGTGGAAAAGGGCAGCAATATTGCGGATGAATTTTATGTATCCTTTCTTGTTGACCGAGCCACATCAAAGGTCACCATGATGGCTTCCGCTGAGGGCGGGATGGACATTGAAGAAGTCGCCGCCAACACACCGGAGAAAATTTTTTTCGAAGCCATTGATCCAACCGTCGGCTTGACGGCTTTCCAGGCGCGCAAGGTTGCCTTTAAACTCGGTTTTGACGCGCCACAGGTCAAGCAGGCCGTCCCTTTGTTTATGAGCCTTTACCGGGCATTTATTGAAACCGATTGTTCACTGCTGGAAATTAATCCTTTGATCAAAACAGCCGAAGGCGACCTGATGTGTCTGGATGCCAAGCTGAATATCGAGGACAACGCGCTGTTCCGCCATCTGCGCATCCGCGATTTGCGCGACTACGATGAAGAAGATCACATGGAAATCGAGGCATCCCAGTACGATCTGTCCTACATCGCGCTGGATGGCAATATCGGCTGCATGGTCAATGGCGCTGGCCTGGCCATGGCGACCATGGACATTATCAAGCACTGTGGTGGCGAACCCGCCAATTTCCTCGATGTTGGCGGCGGTGCAACCATCGAGCGTGTGACCGAAGCCTTCAAAATCATTCTCTCCGACAAGAAAGTAAAAGGGATTCTGGTCAATATTTTTGGCGGCATCATGAAGTGCGATGTCATTGCCACGGGTGTCATCGAAGCCGCCAAACAGGTCGGGGTCAAGGTGCCACTCGTTGTCCGGCTGGAAGGAACCAATGTTGAGCTGGGTAAGAAGTTGCTGGCTGAATCCGGTCTCAACATCGTCAGCGCTGATGGCATGGCCGATGCCGCGCAAAAAATCGTCGCAGCAGTCAATGGTTAG